One part of the Burkholderia vietnamiensis LMG 10929 genome encodes these proteins:
- a CDS encoding gluconate 2-dehydrogenase subunit 3 family protein translates to MNASAHTDAAALPSYRGYDVLAKRDTPSWNDATRRAIDARLQVAATAPRHLDAAQFATLGAVCARIVPQRQGDAGGVPTAALIDARLASDEGDGFRDARLPSLRAAWRIGLAALDTMARHAHARPFAALDALDAHAADALLRAVQQGRIDAQSEAAWAGMDPRTFFAKRVLVDICGAYYSHPFAWNEIGFGGPASPRGYVRMDFNRRDPWEAQVDAEGARDEH, encoded by the coding sequence ATGAATGCATCCGCACATACCGACGCAGCGGCGCTGCCCAGCTATCGCGGCTACGACGTGCTCGCGAAGCGCGACACGCCGTCGTGGAACGACGCGACACGTCGCGCGATCGATGCGCGCCTGCAGGTCGCCGCCACGGCGCCGCGTCATCTCGATGCCGCGCAGTTCGCGACGCTCGGCGCCGTGTGCGCGCGCATCGTGCCGCAACGCCAGGGCGACGCCGGCGGCGTGCCGACCGCCGCGCTGATCGATGCGCGGCTCGCGAGCGACGAAGGCGACGGCTTCCGCGACGCGCGGCTGCCGTCGTTGCGCGCCGCGTGGCGCATCGGCCTCGCCGCGCTCGACACGATGGCGCGCCACGCGCACGCGCGCCCGTTCGCGGCGCTCGACGCGCTCGACGCGCACGCCGCCGATGCGCTGCTGCGCGCCGTGCAGCAAGGCCGCATCGACGCGCAGAGCGAGGCCGCGTGGGCCGGCATGGATCCGCGCACGTTCTTCGCGAAGCGCGTGCTGGTCGACATCTGCGGCGCGTATTACAGCCATCCGTTCGCGTGGAACGAGATCGGCTTCGGCGGCCCCGCGAGCCCGCGCGGCTACGTGCGGATGGATTTCAACCGGCGCGATCCGTGGGAAGCGCAGGTGGACGCGGAGGGCGCACGCGATGAGCACTGA
- the coxB gene encoding cytochrome c oxidase subunit II, translating into MNVCRIARIGSTACALAPSLAHAAGAAAAPAGPLPLAYVAHAAGPAARPVLVLGWALLALCTLVCVTIAVLLALAIFRRRPRAAGPRSGLTIVTVGTAVSIVLLFGSLVYMLRVLAVVAAPPRPPALTIGVTAHDWWWAVRYLADADGAAFVTANEIHIPVGEPVLVELTSADVIHAFWVPQLAGKTQTIPGQTNRQWLQADRPGVYRGQCSQYCGAQHAHMAFEVVAEPPAAFRAWLAAQRQPAPADAAGPELRGRRLFTERCAGCHAVRGTDATGDAGPDLTHVGSRRLLAAGTLENTPANLRDWIAHAQQRKPQTLMPSFALAPRDADDLAAYLATLH; encoded by the coding sequence ATGAACGTATGCCGTATCGCCCGCATCGGCTCGACCGCGTGCGCGCTCGCGCCGTCGCTCGCGCATGCCGCCGGCGCGGCAGCCGCGCCGGCCGGCCCGTTGCCGCTCGCGTACGTCGCGCATGCGGCCGGGCCGGCCGCGCGGCCGGTGCTGGTGCTCGGCTGGGCGTTGCTGGCGCTGTGCACGTTGGTGTGCGTGACGATCGCCGTGCTGCTGGCGCTCGCGATCTTCCGACGCCGCCCGCGCGCGGCCGGCCCGCGCAGCGGGCTGACCATCGTGACGGTCGGCACGGCCGTTTCGATCGTGCTGCTGTTCGGCTCGCTCGTCTACATGCTGCGCGTGCTCGCGGTGGTGGCCGCGCCGCCGCGGCCGCCCGCGCTGACGATCGGCGTGACCGCGCACGACTGGTGGTGGGCCGTCCGCTATCTGGCCGACGCGGACGGCGCGGCGTTCGTCACCGCGAACGAGATACACATCCCGGTCGGCGAACCGGTGCTCGTCGAACTGACGAGCGCCGACGTGATCCACGCGTTCTGGGTACCGCAACTCGCCGGCAAGACGCAGACGATCCCCGGCCAGACCAATCGCCAGTGGCTGCAGGCCGACCGGCCGGGCGTCTATCGCGGGCAGTGCTCGCAGTACTGCGGCGCGCAGCATGCGCACATGGCGTTCGAGGTCGTGGCCGAGCCGCCCGCCGCGTTTCGCGCGTGGCTCGCCGCGCAGCGTCAGCCGGCGCCGGCTGACGCCGCCGGCCCAGAATTGCGCGGCCGGCGCCTGTTTACCGAACGCTGCGCCGGCTGCCACGCGGTGCGCGGCACCGATGCGACCGGCGATGCGGGCCCCGACCTGACGCACGTCGGCTCGCGCCGGCTGCTCGCGGCCGGCACGCTGGAGAACACGCCGGCCAACCTGCGCGACTGGATCGCCCATGCGCAGCAGCGCAAGCCGCAAACGCTGATGCCGTCGTTCGCGCTCGCGCCGCGCGACGCCGACGATCTCGCCGCCTATCTCGCAACCCTGCACTGA
- the ctaD gene encoding cytochrome c oxidase subunit I encodes MAAARDTRSALSRVPDLGDAPPGSEHERALAELWESAPGWRGWLGTVDHKRIGIRYIVTAFAFLLLGGVEALVMRIQLARPNATVLTPAQYDSLFTMHGVTMIFLYALPVLSGFANYLWPLMLGSRDMAFPRLNAFSYWVFLFAGLFLYASFPLGAVPDGGWFNYVPLTSLDYSAGANIDIYALGMILLGISTTGGAANFVVTLLRMRAHGMSIDRLPIIVWGTLTASVANLVAVPSVSLAFLLLWLDRNAGTHFFDVAHGGRPLLWQHLFWMFAHPWVYVVVLPAMGIVSDALPTFCRRPLVAYEAVAVSTVATMLIAFEVWVHHMFATGIAPLALAFFGAASMLISIPSAVAVFAWIATIWTGRPVFRTPFLYLASFVLMFVIGGVSGVMTAAVPLDWQLTDTYFVVAHLHYVLLGINVFPVLGGVTYWFPKFTGRMMNERFGRLTFWVVLVGFNLGFFPMHVSGLLGMPRRVYTYPSGMGWDTSNLLTTIGSFVFGIGIVMFVVNALVSARRGQRAGANPWGAAGLEWSVASPAPAYNFAVLPLVASRHPLWETRDAAQRSSMRVGYRLAHGREALAVTPLAAKPSAILKMPDDSCVPFVLALLSSAVFAAMLARSPALVCAATAGCAIATAAWLWPRDTLGQRARAAARDATPVPAAAAGAHPDDPPSVRLPPGAPAACAAPLPVGSCGTRAGGWWGVLTLVATEAALFGYLLFCYFYLQSQWAAPWPPEGMPKLGLAAGNTVVLLSSSAFVWLAERDVRAGKRPRAVAALAVALALGIAFALVQLHEWRTHPYGPTAHLYGSLYFTITGFHLAHVAAGLVILALLTGWTAAGFFGRERRVALTVGGLYWHFVDVVWLFIFTALYVSPYWLRRPG; translated from the coding sequence ATGGCCGCTGCCCGCGACACGCGCTCCGCGCTCAGCCGCGTGCCCGACCTCGGCGACGCGCCGCCGGGCTCCGAGCACGAGCGGGCGCTCGCCGAGCTGTGGGAGTCGGCGCCCGGCTGGCGCGGCTGGCTCGGCACGGTGGACCACAAGCGCATCGGCATCCGCTACATCGTCACCGCGTTCGCGTTCCTGTTGCTCGGCGGCGTCGAGGCGCTCGTGATGCGCATCCAGCTCGCGCGGCCGAACGCGACGGTGCTCACCCCGGCGCAGTACGACTCGCTGTTCACGATGCACGGCGTCACGATGATCTTCCTGTACGCGCTGCCGGTGCTGTCCGGCTTCGCGAACTACCTGTGGCCGCTGATGCTCGGCTCGCGCGACATGGCGTTCCCGCGGCTCAACGCGTTCTCGTACTGGGTGTTCCTGTTCGCCGGGCTGTTCCTGTACGCGAGCTTTCCGCTCGGCGCGGTGCCCGACGGCGGCTGGTTCAACTACGTGCCGCTCACGTCGCTCGACTACAGCGCGGGCGCGAACATCGACATCTACGCGCTCGGGATGATCCTGCTCGGCATCTCGACGACGGGGGGCGCCGCGAACTTCGTCGTCACGCTGTTGCGCATGCGTGCGCACGGCATGTCGATCGACCGGCTGCCGATCATCGTCTGGGGCACGCTGACCGCGTCGGTCGCGAACCTCGTGGCGGTGCCCTCGGTGAGCCTCGCGTTCCTGCTGCTGTGGCTCGACCGCAATGCCGGCACGCATTTCTTCGACGTCGCGCACGGCGGCCGGCCGCTGCTGTGGCAGCACCTGTTCTGGATGTTCGCGCACCCGTGGGTGTACGTCGTCGTGCTGCCGGCGATGGGTATCGTGTCGGACGCGCTGCCGACGTTCTGCCGCCGCCCGCTCGTCGCGTACGAAGCCGTCGCGGTATCAACGGTCGCGACGATGCTGATCGCCTTCGAGGTCTGGGTGCATCACATGTTCGCGACCGGCATCGCGCCGCTCGCGCTCGCGTTCTTCGGCGCGGCCAGCATGCTGATCTCGATCCCGAGCGCGGTCGCCGTGTTCGCGTGGATCGCGACGATCTGGACCGGACGACCGGTGTTCCGCACGCCGTTCCTCTATCTCGCGAGCTTCGTGCTCATGTTCGTGATCGGCGGCGTGTCGGGCGTGATGACGGCCGCGGTGCCGCTCGACTGGCAGCTCACCGACACGTATTTCGTCGTCGCGCACCTGCATTACGTGCTGCTCGGGATCAACGTGTTTCCCGTGCTCGGCGGCGTGACGTACTGGTTCCCGAAGTTCACGGGCCGGATGATGAACGAGCGCTTCGGCCGGCTGACGTTCTGGGTCGTGCTGGTCGGCTTCAATCTCGGCTTCTTCCCGATGCACGTGTCGGGGCTGCTCGGCATGCCGCGGCGCGTCTACACGTACCCGTCCGGGATGGGCTGGGACACGTCGAACCTGCTGACCACGATCGGCTCGTTCGTGTTCGGCATCGGCATCGTGATGTTCGTCGTCAACGCGCTCGTCAGCGCGCGGCGCGGCCAGCGCGCCGGCGCGAACCCGTGGGGCGCGGCCGGGCTCGAATGGTCGGTCGCATCGCCCGCGCCGGCGTACAACTTCGCGGTGCTGCCGCTCGTCGCGTCGCGGCATCCGCTGTGGGAAACGCGCGACGCCGCGCAGCGCAGCAGCATGCGGGTCGGCTATCGGCTCGCGCACGGCCGCGAGGCGCTGGCGGTCACGCCGCTCGCGGCGAAGCCGAGCGCGATCCTCAAGATGCCCGATGACAGCTGCGTGCCGTTCGTGCTCGCGCTGCTGTCCAGCGCCGTCTTCGCGGCGATGCTCGCGCGCTCGCCCGCGCTCGTGTGCGCGGCGACGGCCGGCTGCGCGATCGCGACCGCCGCATGGCTGTGGCCGCGCGACACGCTCGGACAACGCGCACGCGCGGCGGCGCGCGACGCGACGCCGGTGCCGGCCGCAGCGGCCGGGGCGCATCCCGATGATCCGCCTTCGGTGCGGTTGCCGCCCGGCGCGCCCGCCGCCTGCGCCGCACCGCTGCCGGTCGGCAGTTGCGGCACGCGCGCGGGTGGCTGGTGGGGTGTGCTGACGCTGGTCGCGACCGAGGCCGCGCTGTTCGGCTACCTGCTGTTCTGCTACTTCTATCTACAATCGCAATGGGCCGCGCCCTGGCCGCCCGAAGGAATGCCGAAGCTCGGCCTCGCGGCCGGCAACACGGTCGTGCTGCTGTCGAGCAGCGCGTTCGTGTGGCTCGCCGAGCGCGACGTGCGCGCGGGCAAGCGGCCGCGCGCGGTGGCGGCGCTCGCGGTCGCGCTGGCGCTCGGCATCGCGTTCGCGCTCGTGCAGCTGCACGAGTGGCGCACCCATCCTTACGGGCCGACCGCGCATCTGTACGGCAGCCTGTACTTCACGATCACGGGCTTTCACCTCGCGCACGTGGCGGCCGGCCTCGTGATCCTGGCGCTGCTGACCGGCTGGACGGCCGCAGGCTTCTTCGGCCGCGAGCGACGCGTCGCGCTGACGGTCGGCGGCCTCTACTGGCACTTCGTCGACGTCGTGTGGCTGTTCATCTTCACTGCGCTGTACGTATCGCCGTACTGGCTGCGGAGGCCGGGATGA
- a CDS encoding thiamine pyrophosphate-requiring protein, producing MATVADFIVERLYDWGVRRVYGYPGDGINGFFGALARAGGKIEFIQARHEEMAAFMASAHAKFTGELGVCVATSGPGAAHLVTGLYDARLDHMPVLAIVGQQARTALGGHYQQEVDLPALFKDVAGAFVQLAVVPGQVRHLVDRAVRTALGARTVTALVLPNDLQELDYAPPKRAHGTVHSGVGYTRPKVVPYADDLQRAADVLNAGKKVAMLVGAGALHATDDVIAVADRLGAGAAKALLGKAALPDDLPWVTGSIGLLGTKPSYELMNECDTLLVVGSGFPYSEFLPKEGQARGVQIDLKADMLSLRYPMEVNLVGDSAETLRALLPLLKERQDTAWRDRIAKWNADWHDTLAARAAAKASAGRGVNPQRAFTELSPRLPADVILTSDSGSCANWYARDLMIRRGMMGSLSGGLASMGAAVPYAIAAKFAYPLRPVIAMVGDGAMQMNNMAELITVAKYWRQWADPCWICMVLNNEDLNQVTWEQRVMEGDPKFDTSQQIPNVPYYRFATLVGLKGIYVDDPEQLGAAWEEALASDRPVVLEVKSDPEVPPLPPHVTLQQAKHFAQALVKGDPREANVIVETARQVLSAVLPGNGERGGDGHKGES from the coding sequence ATGGCGACAGTGGCGGATTTCATCGTCGAACGGCTGTACGACTGGGGCGTGCGGCGCGTGTACGGCTACCCCGGCGACGGCATCAACGGCTTTTTCGGCGCGCTCGCGCGAGCCGGCGGCAAGATCGAATTCATCCAGGCGCGTCACGAGGAGATGGCGGCCTTCATGGCATCGGCGCATGCAAAATTTACAGGCGAGCTCGGCGTATGCGTCGCGACCTCCGGCCCCGGCGCCGCGCATCTGGTGACCGGGCTGTACGATGCGCGGCTCGATCACATGCCGGTGCTCGCGATCGTCGGCCAGCAGGCGCGCACCGCGCTCGGCGGCCACTATCAGCAGGAGGTCGATCTGCCGGCGCTGTTCAAGGACGTCGCCGGTGCTTTCGTGCAGCTTGCAGTGGTGCCCGGCCAGGTGCGCCATCTCGTCGACCGCGCGGTGCGCACCGCGCTCGGCGCGCGCACGGTCACGGCGCTGGTGCTACCGAACGATCTGCAGGAGCTCGACTACGCGCCGCCGAAGCGCGCGCACGGCACCGTCCATTCGGGCGTCGGCTATACGCGGCCAAAGGTCGTGCCGTACGCGGACGACCTGCAGCGCGCGGCCGACGTGCTCAACGCCGGCAAGAAGGTCGCGATGCTGGTGGGCGCCGGCGCGCTGCACGCGACCGACGACGTGATCGCGGTGGCCGACCGGCTCGGCGCGGGCGCCGCGAAGGCGTTGCTCGGCAAGGCCGCGTTGCCGGACGACCTGCCGTGGGTGACCGGCTCGATCGGGCTGCTCGGCACCAAGCCGAGCTACGAGCTGATGAACGAATGCGACACGCTGCTGGTGGTCGGCTCCGGCTTCCCCTACTCGGAGTTTCTGCCCAAGGAGGGCCAGGCGCGCGGCGTGCAGATCGACCTGAAGGCCGACATGCTGAGCCTGCGCTATCCGATGGAAGTAAACCTCGTCGGCGACAGCGCCGAGACGCTGCGCGCACTGCTGCCGCTGCTGAAGGAGCGGCAGGACACCGCGTGGCGCGACCGGATCGCCAAATGGAATGCCGACTGGCACGACACGCTCGCCGCGCGCGCGGCCGCGAAGGCGAGCGCGGGCCGCGGCGTGAACCCGCAGCGCGCGTTCACCGAGCTGTCCCCGCGCCTGCCCGCCGACGTGATCCTGACGAGCGATTCGGGCTCCTGCGCGAACTGGTATGCGCGCGACCTGATGATCCGGCGCGGGATGATGGGCTCGCTGTCGGGCGGCCTGGCGTCGATGGGCGCGGCCGTGCCGTATGCGATCGCCGCGAAGTTCGCGTATCCGCTGCGCCCGGTGATCGCGATGGTCGGCGACGGCGCGATGCAGATGAACAACATGGCCGAGCTGATCACCGTCGCGAAATACTGGCGGCAATGGGCCGACCCGTGCTGGATCTGCATGGTGCTGAACAACGAGGACCTGAACCAGGTCACGTGGGAGCAGCGCGTGATGGAAGGCGATCCGAAGTTCGACACGTCGCAGCAGATTCCGAACGTGCCCTACTACCGCTTCGCGACGCTGGTGGGGCTCAAGGGCATCTACGTCGACGATCCGGAACAGCTCGGCGCCGCGTGGGAAGAGGCGCTCGCGTCCGACCGGCCGGTCGTGCTCGAAGTGAAGAGCGACCCGGAAGTGCCGCCGCTGCCGCCGCACGTCACGCTGCAGCAGGCGAAGCACTTCGCGCAGGCGCTCGTGAAGGGCGACCCGCGCGAAGCGAACGTGATCGTCGAAACCGCGCGGCAGGTGTTGTCGGCCGTGCTGCCGGGCAACGGCGAGCGCGGCGGCGACGGGCACAAGGGAGAGTCGTAG
- a CDS encoding glycoside hydrolase family 15 protein, with the protein MSAVRIEDYALIGDGRSAALVARDGSIDWLCWPDFDSPPCFAALVGTPANGRLRIAPYEPPASVTRRYLPGTAILETTFDTSTGCVRVLDWMSWAARDPCLIRSVRGERGTVTLDVDLGVRFDYGRALPWCQRVGRRWRMMTGGDAMWVDSDVRLDVRADRLVGTQRIAAGERAQLCISYARSYDGPPAVPDAYASLGDTHAFWRDWSACNAAQGPYRDAIERALITVKLLSSVRTGGIVAAPTGSLPERLGGARNWDYRFCWLRDASFTLRAFARCGYRAEAARWRDWLVRAIADHPAQLRVLYGADGSRRADEWQAAHLAGYEGAQPVRFGNAAAGQLQLDVYGEVLGALYHARRHGLPPDDDAWLLERRLLEHLATIWREPDEGIWEVRSGRHRFTSSKVMVWAAIESASNSACAFGHRAPLDAWRRWADEVRADVLAHGYHARLGRFVDRYDGDGLDASLLLIPLTGMLDASDPRVAATVAAIERELLVDGLPLRYRSSHFADGCEGDEGAFVAAGFWLAQVYGMQRRDADARALFERLLALRNDVGLLAEEYDVDARRMCGNFPFTLAHVGLVNAALALQRDEGDDGSGSGDRR; encoded by the coding sequence GTGAGCGCGGTGCGCATCGAGGACTACGCGTTGATCGGCGACGGCCGCAGCGCCGCGCTCGTCGCGCGCGACGGCAGCATCGACTGGCTGTGCTGGCCCGACTTCGATTCGCCGCCGTGCTTCGCCGCGCTCGTCGGCACGCCGGCGAACGGCCGCTTGCGCATCGCGCCGTACGAGCCGCCCGCCAGTGTCACGCGTCGCTATCTGCCCGGCACCGCGATACTCGAGACGACCTTCGACACGTCGACCGGCTGCGTGCGCGTGCTCGACTGGATGAGCTGGGCCGCGCGCGACCCGTGCCTGATCCGCAGCGTGCGCGGCGAGCGCGGCACCGTAACGCTCGACGTCGATCTCGGCGTGCGCTTCGACTACGGCCGTGCGTTGCCGTGGTGCCAACGCGTCGGCCGGCGCTGGCGGATGATGACGGGCGGCGACGCGATGTGGGTCGACAGCGACGTGCGGCTCGACGTGCGGGCCGACCGGCTGGTCGGCACGCAGCGCATCGCGGCGGGCGAGCGCGCGCAGCTGTGCATCAGCTACGCGCGCTCGTACGACGGGCCGCCGGCGGTGCCCGACGCGTACGCGTCGTTGGGCGACACGCATGCGTTCTGGCGCGACTGGTCGGCCTGCAACGCGGCGCAGGGCCCGTATCGCGACGCGATCGAGCGCGCGCTGATCACGGTGAAGCTGCTGTCGAGCGTGCGCACCGGCGGCATCGTCGCGGCGCCGACCGGCTCGCTGCCCGAGCGCCTGGGCGGCGCGCGCAACTGGGATTACCGGTTCTGCTGGCTGCGCGACGCGAGCTTCACGTTGCGCGCGTTCGCGCGCTGCGGCTATCGCGCCGAAGCCGCGCGCTGGCGCGACTGGCTGGTGCGTGCGATCGCCGATCACCCGGCGCAATTGCGCGTGCTGTACGGGGCGGACGGCAGCCGGCGCGCGGACGAGTGGCAGGCCGCGCATCTGGCCGGCTACGAAGGCGCGCAGCCGGTGCGCTTCGGCAACGCGGCGGCCGGGCAGTTGCAGCTCGACGTGTACGGCGAGGTGCTCGGCGCGCTGTACCATGCGCGCCGGCACGGACTGCCGCCCGACGACGACGCGTGGCTGCTCGAACGGCGGCTGCTCGAGCATCTCGCGACGATCTGGCGCGAGCCCGACGAAGGGATCTGGGAGGTGCGCAGCGGCCGGCACCGCTTCACGTCGTCGAAGGTGATGGTGTGGGCGGCCATCGAAAGCGCATCCAACTCGGCGTGCGCGTTCGGCCATCGCGCGCCGCTCGACGCATGGCGGCGCTGGGCCGACGAAGTACGCGCCGACGTGCTCGCGCACGGCTACCATGCGCGGCTCGGCCGCTTCGTCGATCGCTACGACGGCGACGGCCTCGACGCAAGCCTGTTGCTCATTCCGCTAACCGGCATGCTCGACGCGTCGGATCCGCGGGTCGCGGCGACCGTCGCCGCGATCGAGCGCGAGCTGCTGGTCGACGGCCTGCCGCTGCGCTACCGGTCGTCGCATTTCGCCGATGGTTGCGAGGGCGACGAGGGCGCGTTCGTTGCCGCCGGCTTCTGGCTCGCGCAGGTGTATGGGATGCAGCGCCGCGACGCCGACGCGCGCGCCTTGTTCGAACGCCTGCTCGCACTGCGCAACGACGTGGGCTTGCTTGCCGAGGAATACGACGTCGACGCACGGCGCATGTGCGGCAATTTTCCGTTCACGCTCGCGCACGTCGGGCTCGTGAACGCGGCGCTCGCGTTGCAGCGCGACGAAGGCGACGACGGCAGCGGCAGCGGCGATCGTCGCTGA
- a CDS encoding SDR family oxidoreductase has protein sequence MKTVAITGASAGVGRACAHAFARRGANVALLARDPRALHDTACEVRAYGVEALPIAVDVSDAAALDAAAERIENELGPLDVWVNNAMVTVFAPFDEIAPDDYARVTAVTYLGCVYGTRAALARMTPRNRGTIVQVGSALAYRSIPLQAPYCGAKHAIRGFTDALRCELLNARSRVRVTMVQLPAIDTPQFDWAASTLPHEPRPVAPVYAPEVAADAIVRAARHPGRERWVGWSSLAAIVANALAPGCFDRYLAHTAVRGQQRDTPAGPRESNLWHTVPGRHGTRGAFGAEARRSGANAGLGTSRALAYGAVGALLAAGFVAARRLKR, from the coding sequence GTGAAGACGGTTGCGATCACCGGCGCGAGCGCCGGCGTGGGCCGCGCGTGCGCGCACGCATTCGCGCGGCGCGGCGCCAACGTCGCGCTGCTGGCGCGCGATCCGCGCGCGCTGCACGACACCGCGTGCGAAGTGCGTGCGTATGGCGTCGAGGCGCTGCCGATCGCCGTCGACGTCAGCGACGCCGCCGCGCTCGACGCCGCCGCCGAGCGCATCGAAAACGAACTCGGGCCGCTCGACGTGTGGGTCAACAACGCGATGGTCACGGTGTTCGCGCCATTCGACGAGATCGCCCCCGACGACTATGCGCGCGTGACGGCGGTCACCTATCTCGGCTGCGTGTACGGCACGCGCGCGGCGCTCGCGCGGATGACGCCGCGCAACCGCGGCACGATCGTGCAGGTCGGCTCCGCGCTTGCCTACCGGTCGATTCCGCTGCAGGCGCCGTACTGCGGCGCGAAACACGCGATCCGCGGCTTCACCGACGCATTGCGCTGCGAGCTGCTAAATGCGCGCAGCCGCGTGCGTGTGACGATGGTGCAGTTGCCGGCGATCGACACGCCGCAGTTCGACTGGGCCGCCTCCACGCTGCCGCACGAGCCGCGCCCGGTGGCACCCGTCTATGCGCCCGAAGTTGCGGCCGACGCGATCGTGCGCGCCGCGCGCCATCCGGGCCGCGAGCGCTGGGTCGGCTGGTCGTCGCTGGCCGCGATCGTCGCGAACGCGCTCGCGCCCGGCTGCTTCGACCGCTATCTGGCCCATACGGCCGTGCGCGGCCAGCAACGCGATACGCCGGCCGGCCCGCGCGAATCGAACCTGTGGCATACGGTGCCCGGCCGTCACGGGACGCGCGGCGCCTTCGGCGCCGAAGCGCGCCGCAGCGGCGCCAACGCCGGGCTCGGCACGTCGCGCGCGCTCGCGTACGGCGCGGTGGGCGCGCTGCTGGCAGCGGGCTTCGTCGCCGCGCGCCGGCTCAAACGGTGA
- a CDS encoding enolase C-terminal domain-like protein produces MALSAAPTIDDVRARAYRVPTDRPEADGTYAWTATTIVVVEIDAAGVTGLGYTYSDASAATLATSLIAGVLRHRPLVDIPAAVDAMWRAVRNVGRAGIAATAISALDTALWDAKAKLAGVPLAMLLGRARERVPVYGSGGFTTYDDATLAAQLDGWRSDGVHACKVKIGTDDARDPSRVRLARAALGPDVDLFVDANGAYAPRTALAFADAAADCAIRWFEEPVSSDDVDGLRFVREHVGAQIDVAAGEYAYTPDDFRRLLEGRAVDVLQADATRCGGVSGFLAAGALAAAHHVDLSAHCAPALHRHVGCVAPRMRHVEWFHDHVRIERMMFDGAPQLVDGALEIDATRAGLGLELREADVAGFAL; encoded by the coding sequence ATGGCACTTTCCGCGGCACCGACGATCGACGACGTGCGAGCCCGCGCATACCGCGTGCCGACCGATCGGCCCGAGGCCGACGGCACCTATGCGTGGACGGCGACGACGATCGTCGTCGTCGAGATCGACGCCGCGGGCGTCACCGGCCTCGGCTACACGTACAGCGACGCGAGCGCCGCGACGCTCGCGACGTCACTCATTGCAGGCGTGTTGCGCCACCGGCCGCTCGTCGACATTCCGGCCGCCGTCGACGCGATGTGGCGCGCGGTGCGCAACGTCGGGCGGGCCGGCATCGCGGCCACCGCGATTTCCGCGCTCGACACGGCGCTGTGGGACGCGAAGGCGAAGCTCGCGGGCGTGCCGCTGGCGATGCTGCTCGGCCGTGCGCGCGAGCGCGTGCCGGTGTACGGCAGCGGCGGCTTCACCACCTACGACGACGCGACGCTCGCGGCGCAGCTCGACGGCTGGCGCAGCGACGGCGTGCATGCATGCAAGGTCAAGATCGGCACGGACGATGCGCGCGACCCGTCGCGCGTGCGGCTCGCGCGCGCCGCGCTCGGCCCCGACGTCGACCTGTTCGTCGACGCGAACGGCGCGTATGCGCCGCGCACGGCGCTCGCGTTCGCGGACGCGGCGGCCGACTGCGCGATCCGCTGGTTCGAGGAGCCGGTCAGCAGCGACGACGTCGACGGGCTGCGCTTCGTGCGCGAGCACGTCGGCGCGCAGATCGACGTCGCGGCGGGCGAATACGCGTACACGCCCGACGACTTCCGGCGCCTGCTCGAAGGCCGCGCGGTCGACGTGCTGCAAGCCGATGCGACGCGCTGCGGCGGCGTCAGCGGTTTTCTGGCGGCCGGCGCGCTGGCCGCGGCGCACCACGTCGACCTGTCGGCCCACTGCGCGCCCGCGCTGCACCGGCACGTCGGTTGCGTCGCGCCGCGGATGCGTCACGTCGAGTGGTTTCACGATCACGTGCGGATCGAGCGAATGATGTTCGACGGTGCGCCGCAGCTGGTCGACGGCGCACTCGAAATCGATGCGACGCGCGCGGGGCTCGGCCTCGAACTGCGCGAAGCCGACGTCGCCGGCTTCGCGCTCTGA